TTGTTAACAGCAATTGAAATTCAAGATGGTTGGATCCGTCATCAGATGATGGAGATGTACGAATCTTTAGCGATGTCGGAAAATGTCATCGCCGTGAAATCCGCACTGCTCAAGGATTTGCGCCAAGAGTTTTTAGAAATCGATCGATCAGGAACTCGCTGTGTGGAACAAGTTCGCGCACTTCGCAGAGAGCTTAAGATGCTTGAAGATTTTCGACGTAGGTCCGGACAAGTAACGCAGCAATTGAAGATGCAGGCGATAATTGTCACCGCTCTTTTTCTGGCGCTATTAACTTTTGTAATTACGCAATTTGGGTTCCATCAACATCGTGTTTTGATTCTTTTTTCCGCTTTAATCTTTTCAGGTGGGCTTATTTTCATATTTTCTGTGGGTCGGAGGATGAAATGGAAGGTATAGCACCACCATTACAGCTGTTACTAAGCGTAAAAAGAGCGATTGAAAAGGGTCACTCGGTGAAACAAGGCATTCACACGTACTTAAAAAAATCAGAAGGTGAGTTTCCGGAAGTTGTAACGCGCTGGCTGGCGTTATTACAACAGGGGCAAGACCCTAAAATCTGCATTCAAAGCCTGTCTTCGATCCATCGCCGAACCCTTTTGCAGGTTTTAGAGCGCGGATTAAAAGGTGAATCGATTCACAATATACTTTTGCGGCTTGAAGAAGAGATCATTGAGGCATGCCATGAGGAGCTAACCAATAAAATTGCCCGCTTGCCATTTATTTTAATGATTCCCCTTTTATTATTTCAATTTCCCGCATTTTTAATGCTCCTTTTTGGGCCTCTTCTGCAAAATTTTTTTCACTCTTTGGGAGGGGGGTGATAGAGTGGCGGCTGTTGGAGGATAGCTATGGCACAGCCCGATAAAAAGCAGGAAGCTTTAACAAAACTAGTGGATGAGTTGATGAAAGATCAACCAAGCCGCCAGCTCGTTAAACAACTGACTTCGGAGCTTGGTATCACCTATTCCGTGGACCCCTTGACTCAAATGAATACAGTTTTACAGTCCATGAACTCAGTCGTTCTTCGATCCAACAGAAGAAGAGATCTAGAAAGATAGTTTATCATGTCACAAATCTACGATTCCATTTTGGAAACTGTCG
This is a stretch of genomic DNA from Bdellovibrio reynosensis. It encodes these proteins:
- a CDS encoding type II secretion system F family protein, giving the protein MEGIAPPLQLLLSVKRAIEKGHSVKQGIHTYLKKSEGEFPEVVTRWLALLQQGQDPKICIQSLSSIHRRTLLQVLERGLKGESIHNILLRLEEEIIEACHEELTNKIARLPFILMIPLLLFQFPAFLMLLFGPLLQNFFHSLGGG